Proteins from a single region of Acidobacteriota bacterium:
- a CDS encoding DUF151 domain-containing protein, with product MWRILLLLVLLSQTIMGCQAEEADQGPVAVEVMRVGFDRTTDMPVVILRDKGDSRAIPIWIGPFEARAIAMELEGAAAPRPLTHDLLKSILQGAGVVFEKVLVSELKEGTYYARIFLTSSGKDFEVDSRPSDAIALALRFRKPILVARSLMEGNTAMDLEDRSESEGRSEPLVKSVRGITVQEISRGLAASLGLSSTDGVLVSDVSGNENAGLKRGDVILAVDSSPVTGVGIFQSMLAGMEGQTVRLRVSRDGKEQVVELPPAQ from the coding sequence TTGTGGCGGATCTTGCTCCTGCTGGTGCTTTTGAGCCAGACCATCATGGGCTGCCAGGCCGAAGAGGCTGACCAGGGACCGGTGGCCGTGGAAGTCATGAGGGTGGGCTTCGACCGCACTACCGACATGCCGGTGGTCATCCTGCGGGACAAGGGAGATTCCCGGGCGATTCCCATTTGGATCGGTCCCTTCGAGGCACGGGCCATCGCCATGGAGCTCGAGGGTGCGGCTGCGCCCCGTCCTCTGACCCATGACCTGCTGAAGTCGATCCTGCAGGGAGCCGGGGTGGTCTTCGAGAAAGTGCTGGTCAGCGAGCTCAAGGAGGGAACCTACTACGCCCGCATCTTCCTGACCTCGTCCGGAAAGGATTTCGAAGTGGACAGCCGGCCCAGCGACGCCATTGCCCTGGCCCTTCGCTTTCGCAAACCCATCCTGGTGGCCCGGTCGCTGATGGAGGGGAACACCGCCATGGATCTGGAAGACCGGAGCGAGTCCGAAGGTCGGAGCGAGCCCTTGGTCAAGAGCGTTCGGGGAATCACCGTGCAGGAGATCAGCCGGGGATTGGCCGCATCCCTTGGCCTGTCCAGCACGGATGGGGTTCTGGTCTCCGACGTCAGCGGGAATGAGAATGCCGGTCTGAAGCGGGGGGACGTCATCCTGGCCGTCGATTCGAGCCCCGTCACCGGCGTCGGCATATTCCAATCCATGCTGGCCGGTATGGAGGGGCAGACCGTCCGCTTGCGGGTGAGCCGGGACGGCAAGGAGCAGGTGGTGGAGCTGCCGCCCGCGCAGTGA